Genomic segment of Paenibacillus sp. FSL R5-0623:
TTCCTGCCCCCGGAGGGCCCATGAATAGGATGTTCACGTTATGTCACTCCCTCCAAGACTACCCTACATCAACAAACAGCACAATAGGTGCCGGCAAGTAAATCTTCACTCGACCGGTACCTATTGCCTATTTATTGATAAAACCTTTGTAGTGGCGTTTGATCAATTGGCTTTCGATTTGCTTCATCGTATCCAGCGCAACACCGATAACGATCAGGAGGGATGTTCCTCCAATTTGCGCAGATTGAGGCAAACCAGAAAGTGCCCCTAAGAATACAGGCAGAACGGAAATGACTGCCAAGAAGATGGCTCCGGCCATTGTCAAACGAGTCATGACACGGGTCAGATATTTCTCGGTTGCTTTACCCGGGCGAATGCCTGGGATGTAACCGCCGTTCTTTTTCATATTATCAGCCATCTGCTGTGGATTCATCTGTACAAAAGTATAGAAGAATGTGAAACCGAAGATCATCACGACATACAGCAACATACCCAGAGGTTTGTGTGTAGTCAGGTTCTGTCCGATCCACTGTGCCCAGAGGCGATCCGCCCAGAAGTTGGCGATGATCGTTGGGAACATCAACAGCGATGAAGCAAAGATGACAGGGATAACACCTGCTGCATTAATTTTCAGCGGGATATGTGTATTCTGTCCACCGTACATTTTGTTACCTACGACACGTTTAGCGTACTGTACCGGAATCTTCCGAATCGCCTGCTGAATGTAAATGACCCCTATGATGATCAACACAATAACAATTGCGATGATAACACCTTTAAGAATATTCATAAACAGTTGGTCAGGTTGAATGAAGTCAGATTCGACCGTTTGTTTGATAATGTTAGGCACCGTAGATAGGATACCCGCAAAGATCAAGATCGAAATCCCGTTTCCTATGCCCTTCTCGGTGATCTGCTCACCAAGCCACATCAGGAATGAAGTACCGGCCGTAAGTACAATCGCGATCAAGATATAATCTGCAAATGTAGCGTTAGGCACCATCTCTGTATTGTACAAGCGGTTGAATCCGATCGACGTACCAAACGCTTGAATCAATGCCAGCCCGATGGTTAAATAACGGGTCAACTGTGCAGATTTCTTCTTACCTTGTTCACCTTGCTTTGCCCACTCCGCTAATTTAGGTATAACGTCCATGGAAAGCAACTGTACTATGATAGACGCAGTGATGTAAGGCACGATCCCGAGCGCAAATATCGAGAACTGGAAGAGCGCTCCACCCGAGAACGTATTGAGAAGTCCAAAAACTTCTTTACCCGCAGAATTTGTCGCTTCGAACACATCTTTGTTAACTCCCGGCACGGGGACAAAGGAGCCGATGCGGTAAATGATCAGTACAAAAAGGGTAAATAATACCCTTTTGCGCAGATCTTCAACCCGCCAGATATTCTTTAGGGTCTTGAACATTAAATCACCTCAGTTGTACCGCCGGCAGCTTCAATTTTCTCAATAGCAGATTGAGAAAACTTGTTAGCTTTAACAGTCAGCTTCACAGTGACATCACCGTTACCCAGGATTTTGATTCCGGATTTAGCGTTTTTAACTACGCCGTTCGTCATCAAGAATTCTGGAGTTACTTCAGTACCCGCAGCAAAACTGTTCAGGTCTTCAGTATTCACAACTGCATATTCTTTGCGAGTTGGGTTTACAAAACCA
This window contains:
- the secY gene encoding preprotein translocase subunit SecY, whose product is MFKTLKNIWRVEDLRKRVLFTLFVLIIYRIGSFVPVPGVNKDVFEATNSAGKEVFGLLNTFSGGALFQFSIFALGIVPYITASIIVQLLSMDVIPKLAEWAKQGEQGKKKSAQLTRYLTIGLALIQAFGTSIGFNRLYNTEMVPNATFADYILIAIVLTAGTSFLMWLGEQITEKGIGNGISILIFAGILSTVPNIIKQTVESDFIQPDQLFMNILKGVIIAIVIVLIIIGVIYIQQAIRKIPVQYAKRVVGNKMYGGQNTHIPLKINAAGVIPVIFASSLLMFPTIIANFWADRLWAQWIGQNLTTHKPLGMLLYVVMIFGFTFFYTFVQMNPQQMADNMKKNGGYIPGIRPGKATEKYLTRVMTRLTMAGAIFLAVISVLPVFLGALSGLPQSAQIGGTSLLIVIGVALDTMKQIESQLIKRHYKGFINK
- the rplO gene encoding 50S ribosomal protein L15 translates to MKLHELSPSPGSRKERKRLGRGPSSGTGKTSGRGHKGQNSRSGGGVRPGFEGGQNPLYRRLPKRGFVNPTRKEYAVVNTEDLNSFAAGTEVTPEFLMTNGVVKNAKSGIKILGNGDVTVKLTVKANKFSQSAIEKIEAAGGTTEVI